From the Lysinibacillus fusiformis genome, the window TGGGATGTACGTTCTTTCAATTGCCATTGGCTGAGCATCAGCATTTCGAATACGCACTACAAAAAATACTTCTTCACCAGGCTCTATCATTAAATCCCTTGCAATATCCACGGGTGGTATGATTTTCTCAAATCGTAACACTTTACTGCTTGGTTCCATCCCTCTTGCTCGCATATCTTCCGTAAAACTCGTTAATCCCTGTAACGGTTGCTCTAATTTGGGATTCGCAACGTACGTACCTCTCCCTTTTTCTCGATATAATAGACCACTATTTACTAGATTGGTAATGGATTGACGTACAGTCATTCTACTTACATCAAATTGTGCAGAAAGCTCTCGTTCTGATGGGATGGTCTCACCAATTCTGTATTCTTCTAAATAAATTCGTTGTTTAATAATCTCTTCTATTTGTATATAAATAGGTATATGAGAATTTTTCTCTAACAATTCTTGCACCTTCCTTATCGCCTTTATGATTTCTCAATACAACTTTACCTCGTCAGATCGTTTTTTGTATGTCGCATTGATTAAGCAAAGCTAAATTATGTCCACCATTGACATGTGTATCATAGTGATGAAAAGGACGCATTTGATTATATAAATGGTCACTTGATTTATGCCTAATGGACTTTCCTCTATTATTGTAGCATCTGAGTGACCAATAGACGAAAAATGCTTCGAGTAATGTAAACTCATCTTCATTTTCTGAAGCAACGCCTTTTGTTAGATAGCATGAATATTCATCTTTTGCTAATTAACAAATTGTTTAATCGATGGACTCATTCTGTTCTCTATTGGCTAAGCACTAGCTCACATTTTCTAAACAATTGGATATTCTACATTAAATACCCAATAATTATATTGCTCTGTTTAAATTTAGCCTCATGGAATTAAGCGCTTTCAATTTTGGTTATGGATTGTGTAATCGTCGTCTCCCTTTATAAAACATTGCCTCTTTCAAAGAAGGTATAGTTGTCTATACCAATTATATGCTTCTCCAACAGAAATAAAAAGTAATCTTTCGTATTTTCTAAATTTTTATTTATTTAAAATGCTATACTAGCTCTTTATTAAATCGCTATGCCCTGAACTGTATTTACTTTCCTAATCCATCATTCTGCTCCTGTTTAATTTAACGCATAAAAAAAGGAGCCATTGTTAAGCTCCTTTCAATCCTATGTATAGGACGAATCCCAATTGTGCCGTAATGCCAAGAAACATTCGTTTTGAACCCGCAATTTGCAGGTGGGTGCCCGCTTTGCAGCTTTAAACGTCCCGCTTTGCATGGGGCATGTTTGCGACTACAAAATGAAGGCTCCCGATTCTATAGTGTTCGGTCAAAACTGTGAAGTAGAGTTAGCAGTTAGACAAACACATCAGGATTCGTATTACAGTTATCATAACACCACTTTTCTGATAATTCAAACTATTTTCTCTAATAATCTATAATTTTTTAAGAAAACGCAAAAAATACCTAGATTTCCAACAGTATTTGCTAGAAAATCCAGGTATTTTGTATTATCTATTATTTTCTAAAAGGTTTGATGGCCAGGCTTAATTCACTTAGTTGTTCAGGAGATACTTCGCTTGGTGCCTCTGTCATCAAGCAACTAGCACTAGCTGTTTTCGGGAATGCAATTGTATCGCGTAAATTAGTACGACCTGCTAATAGCATCACGAAGCGATCAAGACCAAAGGCAAGACCAGCATGTGGTGGTACGCCATATTCAAACGCTTCTAATAAGAAGCCGAATTGTGCTTGTGCTTCTTCTTCTGAGAAGCCAAGTAATTCAAACATTTTTTCTTGTAGCTCACGTTCATAAATACGTAATGAACCACCACCAAGTTCGTAGCCGTTTAAAACGATATCATATGCTTGTGCCCGTACTGCTGCAGGGTCTGTGTCCATTAACGCTATATCTTCATCAAACGGACGTGTGAATGGATGGTGTGCAGCATAGTAACGTCCATCTTCCTCAGAGTATTCGAATAATGGCCAGTCAGTAATCCAAAGGAAAGCAAATTGTGATTCATCGATTAGGTTTAAATCTTGTCCTAATTTCGTACGTAGAGCACCTAAAGAAGCTGCTACAATAGCTGCTTTATCAGCGACAAATACTAGAATATCGCCAACTTCTGCCCCCATACGCTCGATTAATGCTGCTGCTAACGCTTCGTCAAAGAATTTCGCGATTGGACCGTTTAGGCCTTCTTCTGTAACCTTTAACCAAGCAAGACCTTTTGCTCCGTAAATACCAACGAATTTCGTTAACTCGTCCATGTCTTTACGAGAATAGTTGTCAGCTGCACCTTTAATATTGATACTTTTTACTTGTTTACCTTGTGCAACAGTATCGGCAAATACTTTGAAATTACAGCCTTCAAAAATATCATTTAACGCTACTAGCTCTAATCCAAAACGTACATCTGGCTTATCTGAACCATAGCGATCCATTGCTTCTTGGTATTTCATGCGTTGGAATGGTGCAGGAATGTCGATTCCTTTTACTTCTTTCATTACCGCTTGGATTAAGCGTTCATTCATTTCTAATACTTCTTCTTGTGTTAAGAAGCTCGTTTCAATGTCCACCTGTGTAAACTCTGGTTGACGGTCAGCACGTAAGTCTTCATCGCGGAAGCAACGCGCAATTTGGAAATACTTTTCAAAGCCAGCAACCATTAATAATTGTTTAAATAATTGAGGTGATTGTGGTAATGCGTAAAATTCACCTTCATGAACACGTGAAGGTACTAAATAGTCACGAGCACCCTCTGGCGTTGATTTTGTTAAAATTGGTGTTTCTACTTCTAAGAAACCTTCGTTTTGTAGGAAGTTACGAATTGTACGTGTCACATCAGAACGCATTTTGAATGTATCGAACATTACCGGACGACGTAAGTCAAGATAGCGATATTTCAAACGTAAATCTTCTGATACGTCTGTGCGATCTTCAATCTGGAATGGCGTAGTTTTTGCCGTATTAATCACGACTAATTTTGTTGCTTCCACTTCGATTTTACCGTTTGGCACATTTGGATTGATTTGATCCTCTGTACGAAGAATGACTGTACCTTCCACCTCGATCACATATTCACTACGCACTTTATCCGCTAATGCATGTGCTTCTGCCACATCTGGACTAAAAACGACTTGCGTAATACCAGTACGATCACGTAAATCAATGAAAATTAAACCACCAAGGTCACGACGGCGCTGTACCCAACCTTTTAATACGACTTTTTCGCCTTGTAACACTTCTGAAAGCTCGTTACTAGCATGTGTTCTTGTAGCCATTGTTAAATTCCTCCAAAATATCTTCAATTTATGTAGCATTTCACTACAAATGCCCTCTGTCTGTTTTTATGCTTGTTGTGTTAAATAGTTCACTAGCTCTGAGAATGTCACTTTGTGCTGTTCACCAGATTCCATATGTTTCACAGCAGCTGCCTGCTCTTCAAGTTCTGTTTCACCAAGAACAAGGGTATATTTTGCACCTAGACGATCCGCTGATTTCATTTGGGCTTTCATTTTACGGTCTAAATAATCCATCTCTGTCGCAAGGCCCTTCGCGCGGAAAGTACTTGTCAGCTCAACAGCCTTTTGCTTCGCTTCATCGCCCATTGCAATAATGTAAACATCTAGCCCTGAAGCTGTATCTAATTCAACGCCCTCCGCTTCAAGTGCCAGCAACAAACGCTCAATACTTAGTGCGAAACCAATACCTGGTACATCTGGACCGCCAATTTCTTGCACTAATCCATTGTAGCGTCCACCACCACACAATGTTGTAATGGCCCCAAAGCCAGATGCTGTGGACATAATTTCAAATGTTGTGTGATTGTAATAATCAAGTCCTCGCACAAGATTTGGGTCAACTTCGTAAGAAATACCCAATGTATCTAAGTATGTTTTCACTTGAGCGAAATAAGCAGCTGATTCTTCTGTTAAGAAATCAGTTAACGCAGGAGCCGTTTGCATTAATGGGTGCTCACGATCTACCTTACAATCTAAAATTCGTAATGGATTTTTTTGTAAACGACTTTGACAATCTGAGCAAAACTCATGAATATGTGGCTCAAAATGCTGTAATAATGCTGTACGATGTGTATCACGCGTTTCTTTATCACCAAGTGAATTAATTACTAATTTTAAATCCTTTAAACCAGCTGATTCGTAGACGTCCATTGCAAGAGCAATGACTTCTGCATCAATCGCAGGATCTGCTGAACCAATTGCTTCTACTCCAAACTGTACAAATTGACGATAACGACCAGCTTGTTGACGCTCATAGCGGAACATTGGTCCTAAGTAAGAAAGCTTAACTGGCTGATCTGGAGCACCAAACATTTTATGCTCCACATAGGCACGTACGACACCAGCCGTATTTTCTGGGCGTAGTGTTAATGAACGCCCCCCACGATCTTCAAATGTATACATTTCCTTTTGCACAACATCTGTTGTTTCCCCAACACCACGTGCAAATAGATCCGTTTGCTCGAAAATTGGTGTGCGAATTTCGTTATAGCGATAAACACGACAAATATCACGAATAATCGCTTCAACCTTTTGCCATTTTTCAGATTGACCCGGCAAAATATCTTGTGTCCCTCGTGGCACTTTAAAACTCATGTAATTCCCTCCTATATAGATTGCTTATGATAGAGCAGCTGTCGTCCCACTTTGAGCGAAGGCATGCTTCGATTGAGCGGTTTTCTATCCGGTTGGAGCGGGTTGCAACCTTTGATGAGCACTTTTCACTCTAGTTGGAGCACTTTCTCTCTTTTTAGGAGCGCCTTCTCCTCTTCTCTGAGCAAAAACAACCATCCTCGAATGAACGCATTACTTTTTTGGACAACAAAAAAAGCCCCCGTCACCTTGCTATTGCAAGGGACGAGAGCTGTATAAGCTTCCGCGGTTCCACCCTAGTTGACACAAATCATTACATGTGTCCTCCTCGTAATCGGATAACGGCCGATTCCGTTTTTTCCTACTAGGCACTGCCTTTCAGAAAAAAGCCTCTCAAGTGTTATTCGCGTGATACATTTTTGTAGGAAAGATTGCAGCC encodes:
- a CDS encoding GntR family transcriptional regulator, encoding MLEKNSHIPIYIQIEEIIKQRIYLEEYRIGETIPSERELSAQFDVSRMTVRQSITNLVNSGLLYREKGRGTYVANPKLEQPLQGLTSFTEDMRARGMEPSSKVLRFEKIIPPVDIARDLMIEPGEEVFFVVRIRNADAQPMAIERTYIPVKIYPELDEKQIMGSLYALIEAKFHQKIGNAVQQMEAAIVSKEDSKFLQINQTAPVLIIKRTSYLSDGKPFELVRSTYRADRYKFISEIKR
- the aspS gene encoding aspartate--tRNA ligase — translated: MATRTHASNELSEVLQGEKVVLKGWVQRRRDLGGLIFIDLRDRTGITQVVFSPDVAEAHALADKVRSEYVIEVEGTVILRTEDQINPNVPNGKIEVEATKLVVINTAKTTPFQIEDRTDVSEDLRLKYRYLDLRRPVMFDTFKMRSDVTRTIRNFLQNEGFLEVETPILTKSTPEGARDYLVPSRVHEGEFYALPQSPQLFKQLLMVAGFEKYFQIARCFRDEDLRADRQPEFTQVDIETSFLTQEEVLEMNERLIQAVMKEVKGIDIPAPFQRMKYQEAMDRYGSDKPDVRFGLELVALNDIFEGCNFKVFADTVAQGKQVKSINIKGAADNYSRKDMDELTKFVGIYGAKGLAWLKVTEEGLNGPIAKFFDEALAAALIERMGAEVGDILVFVADKAAIVAASLGALRTKLGQDLNLIDESQFAFLWITDWPLFEYSEEDGRYYAAHHPFTRPFDEDIALMDTDPAAVRAQAYDIVLNGYELGGGSLRIYERELQEKMFELLGFSEEEAQAQFGFLLEAFEYGVPPHAGLAFGLDRFVMLLAGRTNLRDTIAFPKTASASCLMTEAPSEVSPEQLSELSLAIKPFRK
- the hisS gene encoding histidine--tRNA ligase, encoding MSFKVPRGTQDILPGQSEKWQKVEAIIRDICRVYRYNEIRTPIFEQTDLFARGVGETTDVVQKEMYTFEDRGGRSLTLRPENTAGVVRAYVEHKMFGAPDQPVKLSYLGPMFRYERQQAGRYRQFVQFGVEAIGSADPAIDAEVIALAMDVYESAGLKDLKLVINSLGDKETRDTHRTALLQHFEPHIHEFCSDCQSRLQKNPLRILDCKVDREHPLMQTAPALTDFLTEESAAYFAQVKTYLDTLGISYEVDPNLVRGLDYYNHTTFEIMSTASGFGAITTLCGGGRYNGLVQEIGGPDVPGIGFALSIERLLLALEAEGVELDTASGLDVYIIAMGDEAKQKAVELTSTFRAKGLATEMDYLDRKMKAQMKSADRLGAKYTLVLGETELEEQAAAVKHMESGEQHKVTFSELVNYLTQQA